A window of the Salvelinus fontinalis isolate EN_2023a chromosome 14, ASM2944872v1, whole genome shotgun sequence genome harbors these coding sequences:
- the LOC129810917 gene encoding small conductance calcium-activated potassium channel protein 1-like, which produces MRLVLVKPTNATRRLDSTGDACNDQDPDHCNSRGQSLPDKAPEVMQYRYSGTALQPQTSIPEQSNSSISTSTSPPQATPNGVAPPRKSTPLKTTLSKLSNQDLLLFCSQVGGTLELQRESPLLAEWHGTTVGRPDEDCGSVCYSPSTKHGSEVAGFQPQSKQGFLKDCLSTFSKKGTPPSLQYTHSYPQNSLVSSSSRFFRQKPSQEDPSTETINHEKDNFTSRCRGEDGLKEYNQWQQQTHNHFKIKEHNLPPVSTTEKTEPSLNIPLNGNESSKVRQLLVLSKSQDQQQLPLDTQHQWTLGNGLPSCCANECGVHCGSQQPYLNQQLQQHPQRQHCCDHLSILKCHQCSLYPSSSSPRVKNSFPATSDKSSVHSSSSSQRWPENHQLEGEGQRQGEQQVHPHTKKVGHVGSMPSLSKSSSPLPPDTVVTSAKYNGDVGRPLSSLGASPPNLSELDSARQEPLQTLHRSVLEEVFSKGLSEDNSKANSEGGGDAPQKRTKDIGYRLGQRRALFGKRKQLSDYALIFGMFGIVVMVTETELSWGVYTKESSYSFALKCLVSLSTAVLLGLIVMYHAREIQLFMVDNAADDWRIAMTYERIFLVVLELLVCAIHPIPGQYIFTWTARLTFTYTPSLTNADVDLVLSIPMFLRLYLIGRVMLLHSKLFTDASSRSIGALNKINFNTRFVMKTLMTICPGTVLLVFSVSCWIIAAWTVRVCERYHDTQEVTSNFLGAMWLISITFLSIGYGDMVPHTYCGKGVCLLTGIMGAGCTALVVAVVARKSELTRAEKHVHNFMMDTQLYKRVKNTAANVLRETWLIYKHTKLVKKIDHARVRKHQRKFLQAIHQLRRVKLEQMKLTDQANTLVDLAKTQNMIYDLVSDLQLRSEELDRRIGSLDDKLDSILVNLQALPSLLSQAVTQQHKDFLDCLAHRVRKASSESELHWVPARCQRSLSTAPQTIPYS; this is translated from the exons ATGAGGCTGGTTCTGGTCAAACCCACCAATGCAACGCGTCGGCTCGATTCAACAGGAGACGCTTGCAACGACCAAGACCCGGATCACTGCAACTCTCGAGGGCAGTCCCTACCAGACAAAGCCCCTGAGGTCATGCAGTATCGCTACTCTGGAACTGCTCTCCAGCCCCAAACGTCAATACCAGAGCAGAGCAATAGCAGCATTTCCACTTCCACTTCTCCGCCACAGGCTACTCCAAATGGAGTCGCTCCACCACGGAAATCTACACCATTAAAAACTACACTGtcaaaactgagcaatcaagaTCTCCTGCTCTTTTGTAGCCAGGTGGGTGGTACTCTTGAACTGCAGCGTGAAAGCCCACTGTTGGCTGAGTGGCATGGGACCACGGTGGGACGTCCTGATGAGGACTGTGGCTCTGTTTGCTATTCTCCTAGTACAAAACATGGATCAGAGGTGGCCGGTTTCCAGCCACAATCAAAGCAGGGCTTCTTGAAGGACTGCCTCTCCACATTCTCCAAGAAGGGAACTCCTCCTTCTCTACAGTATACCCACTCCTATCCTCAGAACTCCCTGGTGTCATCGTCATCCCGGTTTTTCAGGCAGAAACCAAGTCAAGAGGATCCCTCAACAGAGACTATCAATCACGAGAAGGATAATTTCACATCCCGATGCAGAGGAGAAGACGGGCTGAAGGAGTATAATCAATGGCAGCAGCAGACCCATAATCATTTCAAGATTAAAGAGCATAACCTACCACCAGTCTCGACTACTGAAAAAACAGAACCTTCGCTCAATATACCTCTGAATGGCAATGAGTCAAGTAAAGTTAGGCAGCTCTTGGTTTTGTCTAAATCTCAGGACCAACAGCAACTTCCCTTAGATACACAACACCAATGGACGCTAGGAAACGGTTTACCTAGCTGCTGTGCCAATGAGTGTGGAGTACATTGTGGAAGCCAACAACCTTACTTAAACCAGCAACTACAGCAACACCCTCAAAGGCAGCATTGTTGTGACCATCTTAGCATCCTAAAATGCCATCAGTGTTCTCTCTACCCATCCAGCAGCAGCCCACGAGTGAAGAATTCATTCCCGGCTACTAGCGACAAAAGCAGTGTTCACTCCTCTTCCAGTAGCCAGCGGTGGCCGGAGAACCATCAACTAGAGGGAGAAGGGCAACGACAAGGGGAGCAACAGGTACATCCTCATACCAAAAAGGTTGGCCATGTTGGTTCAATGCCTTCCCTGTCCAAGAGCAGTAGCCCACTCCCACCCGACACAGTTGTGACAAGCGCTAAATACAATGGGGATGTTGGGAGACCCCTGAGCAGCTTAGGAGCTTCGCCACCCAACCTTTCAGAGCTGGACTCAGCGAGACAAGAGCCCCTCCAGACTCTCCACAGGTCCGTCCTGGAGGAGGTGTTCTCAAAAGGCCTCAGTGAGGACAATAGTAAGGCCAACAGCGAGGGAGGAGGAGACGCGCCACAGAAGAGGACTAAGGACATTGGCTACAGATTGGGCCAGCGTAGAGCGCTATTTGGAAAGCGCAAACAGTTGAGCGACTATGCCTTGATCTTTGGGATGTTTGGGATTGTTGTCATGGTGACGGAGACGGAACTGTCCTGGGGGGTTTACACGAAG GAATCCTCATACTCATTTGCTCTGAAATGCCTTGTCAGCCTTTCAACTGCTGTATTGCTCGGCCTCATTGTGATGTACCATGCACGGGAAATACAG ctcttcaTGGTGGACAATGCAGCTGATGACTGGAGGATTGCTATGACGTATGAGCGGATCTTCCTGGTTGTGCTGGAGCTGCTGGTCTGTGCCATCCACCCCATCCCGGGCCAGTACATCTTCACCTGGACAGCCCGGCTGACCTTCACCTACACACCCTCATTGACCAATGCCGACGTGGACCTCGTCCTCTCCATCCCCATGTTCCTCAGGCTCTACCTAATCGGTCGCGTCATGCTGCTGCACAGCAAGCTTTTCACGGACGCCTCGTCGCGAAGCATCGGCGCCCTCAACAAGATCAACTTCAACACGCGGTTCGTCATGAAGACCCTCATGACCATCTGCCCTGGCACGGTGCTGCTGGTCTTCAGCGTCTCTTGTTGGATCATCGCGGCGTGGACGGTGCGTGTATGTGAGAG GTATCATGACACACAGGAAGTGACCAGTAACTTCCTCGGGGCCATGTGGCTCATCTCTATCACCTTTCTCTCCATTGGTTATGGAGACATGGTCCCTCACACTTACTGTGGAAAGGGTGTGTGTCTACTGACTGGAATCATG GGGGCTGGCTGCACTGCACTGGTGGTTGCTGTAGTTGCCAGGAAGTCCGAGTTGACCAGAGCTGAGAAGCATGTTCACAACTTTATGATGGACACTCAGCTCTATAAACGA GTGAAAAACACAGCTGCCAATGTGCTCAGAGAGACATGGCTTATCTACAAACACACCAAGTTAGTCAAGAAGATTGATCACGCCAGGGTACGCAAACATCAGCGGAAATTTCTGCAAGCCATTCACCA ACTGCGCAGAGTCAAACTGGAACAGAtgaaactcacagaccaggctaACACACTTGTGGATCTAGCCAAG ACTCAGAATATGATATACGACCTGGTGTCTGACCTGCAGCTGCGCAGCGAGGAGCTGGATAGGAGGATTGGTAGTTTGGACGACAAACTGGACTCCATCCTAGTCAATCTGCAGGccctacccagcctgctctcccagGCGGTCACACAGCAGCACAAGGACTTCCTGGATTGCTTGGCCCACCGTGTACGGAAAGCCTCGTCGGAATCTGAGCTTCACTGGGTTCCCGCTAGGTGCCAACGGTCCCTTTCCACTGCACCACAGACCATACCTTACAGCTGA
- the LOC129810918 gene encoding coiled-coil domain-containing protein 124-like, whose translation MPKKFQGENSKAVTAKVRKAEAKAVEDARKKKELEDALWQENDKHVLKKEQRKDDKEKKRLEALERKKENQRLLDEEAAKIKGKAKEAAAAAVVAGKVTRAQIEETLRVEQQLQQQEQPKEKEKSHLETPLEENVNRIIPEEGVVEARTIEDAIAMLSTAEELDRHPERRVKAAFAAFEDLNMPLLKKENPNMRLSQLKQQLKKEWMKSPENPLNQRFANYNTK comes from the exons ATGCCGAAGAAGTTCCAGGGTGAGAACTCCAAGGCGGTCACTGCCAAGGTCCGCAAGGCAGAGGCCAAAGCAGTGGAAGACGCCCGCAAGAAGAAGGAGCTGGAGGATGCACTATGGCAGGAGAACGACAAACATGTCCTGAAGAAAGAACAGAGGAAG GATGACAAGGAGAAAAAGCGCCTTGAGGCCCTGGAGCGAAAGAAGGAGAACCAGCGGCTCTTAGATGAGGAGGCTGCAAAGATTAAGGGCAAGGCCAaggaggctgctgctgctgctgtggtgGCAGGCAAAGTGACTCGGGCCCAGATTGAGGAGACGCTGCGTGTCGAGCAGCAGCTACAACAGCAGGAGCAACCTAAAGAGAAAG AGAAGAGCCACCTGGAGACGCCCCTGGAGGAGAATGTGAATCGCATCATTCCTGAGGAAGGTGTTGTGGAGGCTAGAACCATAGAGGATGCCATTGCCATGCTCAG CACGGCTGAAGAGCTCGACCGCCACCCAGAGCGCAGGGTGAAGGCAGCGTTCGCTGCGTTCGAGGATCTGAACATGCCCCTTCTTAAAAAAGAGAACCCCAACATGCGGCTGTCGCAGCTCAAGCAACAGCTGAAAAAGGAGTGGATGAAGTCGCCAGAGAACCCCTTGAACCAGCGCTTTGCCAACTACAACACAAAGTGA